AGGTGTTCTTGAAATGTTGTTCTTGGTACTCGCTTTTTGGCAGCGATTGACTGAACATCAGCTTTTCTTGGTTGTTAATCTTTGTTTTGTTGTGCGCCACTGTCCTCTATACCCAAAAGCATACCTCACCAAACTAAACAACCTCGCCCACAAATTCACAAACCATAAAATCGTATAAAACGGCGTATAATACAACAACCACTTATGGTTATGTTCTCCATATGCAAACCGCAAGGCAATAGCTTGAGCTACAACTCCCACCGACAACGCATAACCTCCAAACCACAGCAAATTCAACACAAACAAGATCCTGTCAGGGGCAAACCAAAACAAAAACGGAAAACTCGCAACTGCAGCAAGTTCCACAAAAGCTCCAAAATACTCCACCACTAAACTATACCACAACAACAAACTCAACCAACGCCGACTCAACAACGCGTCCCGATGAACTCCCAACGTGTTATGCAACCAACCTACAAACCACCGCAACCGCTGACTCCCAAAACTACTAAAATCCCCAGGTGCCACCGTCCCGCTTCTCGCAGTGTTCAAATATCCTATCTTGTATCCCCTCTTCTGTAGCTCTAGCGTAATCTCAGAATCCTCAGCCACTGACTTTAAACTCCTTTCATTCAGAATATCCCTAAGCATATCCGCCTCAAACAACCCAATCGCCCCAGGAACCACTAAAACCGCATCCCCCAAACCCTGAGCACACCGAAAAACACCTAATCCTTGGCTATACTCTAACTGCTGCAAAATCACCAGCGGATTCTCCTCGGCTTCGCCATCACTAGGATGAACGTAACCTGTCACTGCCACCCTCCCATCCGCTCGCATATACTCCACCAAACTACTGAGAGCATCTGGCTGCCACCAGGAATCAGCATCCACCACCGCTATCACTTGCCCCAACGCTCGGTTCGCTCCACTCCGAAGAGCCTCCACCTTCCCCAAATTCACCATATGCCGCACAACCCGCCCCCGAACCTTAGGATACTTCTGCATATTCAACTGCACACTAGCAAATGCCACCTCATACGTATTATCCATACTCCCATCATCCATCACAATAATTTCAACAGGTCCAAGATACTCAGCCGCACACCGGAACAAACTACCGATACACCGCGGTAGTTGCCTCGCCTCATTAAAAGCCGGTACCACAAACGAAACCATCGGATAAAACCCAATCCTCCACCGCTTCGCCCTGCGTCGCGATAGCCAAGCACCAACCGCTAACAAACCTCCAACGCCGATGGCTAAGAATGTAAACCACGAATAATACAACATAACAGCAACATGCCACAGCAAACCCGCAGGCTTAAGCAGAGGCTCATACCCAAAAACATTCATTGATAACCACTGAGCCAAAACAGGAAAACCCCACCACGAAACAAACGCCAAAACGAATGGTAGCACCAACAGTAAGTAATATAGACGACTGGTTTTCGGCTTCGAAAACGCCACATTTCTCCCTTCAGCAGAAACTAGGGTTAGACTAGAAATAAAGCCCTATTCCCCAAAAAACAATATTCCACCAAAAAAAGCATCACACAAGCCATAAATAACTTATTAGCAATCTTAAGAAGAGACAACACCACGGTGTCGTCAATGGACGAACAATCCCGCTACCATACATTGCTCCGAGACCCTGCTCGCCGAAAAATAATTGAGATACTGGGCGAACAGGAGAAGATAGGCTTCAAAGGGCTAAAACAGATGCTGGGGCTAGGCGTTGGCACTGTCTACTACCATTTGGACATGCTCTCAGACTACCTAACTCAAGATAAACGGCGGAAATACAAGCTGAATGATCGTGGGCGGCTTCTTTATAAATCGTTGAAAGGTGTGAGTGTGCCGTCGACGCTGCAGCTAGGTGAAACTTTTAGCCATCGCTTGGCTAAGTGGCTGTTCTTGTCGCCTATCTTCGCGAAGACCACTCAACCCTTAAGGCTGTTGCCTCTCTCGCTTGTAGTTTTGGTTTTGGGTGCTCTCGGCTCCGCTTTTGCCTCATCGCAGTCATTATTATTCTTTTACTCGTCCTTTACCGCTTACCAATTTGAAACGACGGCTCTGCTGTACCTTTTCAACTGGGTCAGCCTCTTTCTCTTCTCAGACTTGGTCATCTATTTGTTCTTCAGACGGATTGGTGGAGATTTGCAGTTGTTTGTCTGCCTTGGAATTGCGTCCTTTCCTACGGCTTTGTTTCCCTACATCTACATGTTCCTCTCTTACGAGATTGCCCGTTACTTTCTTTTAGTTCTCATAATTTGGAGTGTAATGTTGCTGTCTTCAGCGTATTCCTTCAGCAAAGGACTACGCATAGACAAATCTATCGTGATGAGCTTGTTGGTGCTTTACTTAAACACTGCAGTCTTGCTAGCAACAGGGCAGTTATCATAAAAAGTTCGAGGTTTCTAGAACTGTTCTATCGCGATATTCGAGTTTTCTAGAAGCGATTTCCTTAAAAGAAGCCGCTTCTAAGTTTATTTTGGTGAAAAACGCTTGAAAACAAGGAAAAACTTGATCGGACCAACAATCTTGGCGATTTTGACGATGTCTCTAGCGCTTCCGTTGATTGCTCAACCAGCGTCTGCGCAGACTTTGACAAAACCTGAAATCTTGACCTACCGTGAGAAATGGCAGTGGATCAAAACCGACAAAATAAACATAATTTTTCCATCTGGCGGAAAGAAACCTATGTTTTTGTGGTGGTATGCAAATGACACAAGCAACATCTATGTGGTTAAATACAAAGGCCTTATCGAATTCATGACCTTTGATTATCCATACTACAGACGTGTATACGAAGCAACTGAGCAAAAAATGCAGACAATGTTAAATGAAAGATACTTTGGTCCGAAACAGCACATTCTTCAAGCAGCGATACGAAATAGAATACAACAGCAACTTCAGCAACTTGCGTTTTTGTATGGGTTACACAGGCCTTATTTACCTTTTAGCGCTTGTCAATGGAACTTAACGGGTCCGACAGAAGTGACACAAGGCGACGTACAATACCTATCCTTCAACTTTACTTTAGTCAAAGTGCCGTTTACAAACCTCGAATTCGCAGAAAACAACGTTATCATAAGATGTAGGTTTTACTACACTCCTGCAACAGAAAACGTTGATGATCTCTACACTTACACCGTCGGTGGAGGCGAACTCAAAATGGACCTCATTGTCAAAAACTGGACATGGAACATCGATCTAATACAACCACTACTAGCAGAGCTTGCAGAAAACGGCATAGATGTGCCCATTAGAAAAGCAGGGCTGGCTTTGTGGATAAACCTTGCATCGATTCCGATAGAAAAAATCAATCTCGCCGAACAAGACGTAGAAACTACAGATGGAAATATAGAGGCTTCATCGATGACTCAAAGCATGTATGTTGAAGGAACACAAGTAGGCATAATTCAAAACAAAACGTTAACTGAGCACGAGCAACCGATGACAGCACGAGCAAGGCTTAGAGAACGCTTCAGACTACGCTTCGAAAGAGGAAACGCAACTTTTGCAGGATTCTTCAAATTCGTTCCAAAAGCCATACTTCGAGACGGCGAAAATATGACAGTGGTAGATGTCAAAGCCTCCTATATTCCCGCAGGTCACCACATGAGATTATTCCTTTGCTACCCATACTTTGGCAACAAAACTCTGGAACACGACCCTTCACTGGGATTGGAAACTCTTCCAACACTAATAACCCCCGAGCTA
This portion of the Candidatus Bathyarchaeota archaeon genome encodes:
- a CDS encoding glycosyltransferase family 2 protein, which gives rise to MAQWLSMNVFGYEPLLKPAGLLWHVAVMLYYSWFTFLAIGVGGLLAVGAWLSRRRAKRWRIGFYPMVSFVVPAFNEARQLPRCIGSLFRCAAEYLGPVEIIVMDDGSMDNTYEVAFASVQLNMQKYPKVRGRVVRHMVNLGKVEALRSGANRALGQVIAVVDADSWWQPDALSSLVEYMRADGRVAVTGYVHPSDGEAEENPLVILQQLEYSQGLGVFRCAQGLGDAVLVVPGAIGLFEADMLRDILNERSLKSVAEDSEITLELQKRGYKIGYLNTARSGTVAPGDFSSFGSQRLRWFVGWLHNTLGVHRDALLSRRWLSLLLWYSLVVEYFGAFVELAAVASFPFLFWFAPDRILFVLNLLWFGGYALSVGVVAQAIALRFAYGEHNHKWLLYYTPFYTILWFVNLWARLFSLVRYAFGYRGQWRTTKQRLTTKKS
- a CDS encoding winged helix-turn-helix domain-containing protein, whose product is MDEQSRYHTLLRDPARRKIIEILGEQEKIGFKGLKQMLGLGVGTVYYHLDMLSDYLTQDKRRKYKLNDRGRLLYKSLKGVSVPSTLQLGETFSHRLAKWLFLSPIFAKTTQPLRLLPLSLVVLVLGALGSAFASSQSLLFFYSSFTAYQFETTALLYLFNWVSLFLFSDLVIYLFFRRIGGDLQLFVCLGIASFPTALFPYIYMFLSYEIARYFLLVLIIWSVMLLSSAYSFSKGLRIDKSIVMSLLVLYLNTAVLLATGQLS